A single region of the Pontibacter kalidii genome encodes:
- a CDS encoding SGNH/GDSL hydrolase family protein: MKNSFYKTGALALFASVLLTSCDPEVDGTAPSKGEADFATYVALGNSLTAGFQDGALYSEGQVNSYPVILAQQFQAVGGSSTFTQPLMAEGVSAGTPGANGVPQALVLAPSTNCAGEVSLSPKVPGYGDMSVFARPANQGPYNNLGVPGAKAMHLLAPGYGNPSGLATQPATANPFFVRFATSPNTSVLADAMAQDPTFFTLWIGNNDVLGYALSGGTGEEPTAPAMFGGAINMILTQLAKDAQGAIANIPDVSKIPYFTTVPYNALDLDAEKAAQLSGYYKQMDPATEISFKAGKNPFVIKEDGVVRQIKPTELILMTVPAAQICEGLGSLIPIEDQYVLSEAELKKIADATQAYNTILKDAANTYSLAHVDFNAYLNRLASGIKIDEVTYAPTMVTGNVFSLDGIHFTPRGAAIVANEFISAINAKYNANVPAVDITEYRTVLLP; encoded by the coding sequence ATGAAAAATTCATTTTATAAAACCGGTGCGCTGGCGCTTTTTGCCAGTGTGCTGCTTACAAGCTGCGACCCTGAGGTTGATGGCACAGCGCCGTCGAAAGGGGAAGCTGATTTTGCGACATATGTCGCCTTAGGTAACTCGCTAACAGCAGGTTTCCAGGATGGCGCTCTTTACAGTGAAGGGCAGGTAAATTCTTACCCGGTTATTCTGGCGCAGCAGTTCCAGGCTGTTGGTGGCAGCAGCACTTTTACCCAGCCGCTGATGGCAGAGGGGGTGAGTGCCGGTACACCTGGTGCTAATGGTGTACCGCAGGCATTAGTGCTAGCGCCATCTACTAACTGCGCAGGAGAGGTGTCTTTATCGCCAAAGGTACCAGGTTATGGGGATATGTCTGTTTTTGCACGGCCTGCCAACCAAGGGCCTTACAATAACTTAGGGGTGCCGGGTGCGAAGGCGATGCACCTGCTAGCTCCAGGTTATGGGAATCCTTCCGGATTGGCAACTCAACCCGCCACAGCGAACCCTTTCTTTGTAAGGTTCGCTACGTCGCCCAATACAAGTGTGCTTGCTGATGCTATGGCGCAGGATCCGACTTTCTTCACCCTTTGGATTGGAAACAACGATGTGCTGGGCTATGCCTTATCAGGAGGAACGGGAGAAGAGCCTACTGCTCCAGCCATGTTCGGAGGAGCTATAAATATGATTCTGACGCAATTGGCAAAAGATGCCCAGGGAGCGATAGCCAACATTCCGGATGTGAGTAAGATACCGTATTTTACCACTGTACCCTATAACGCCTTGGATTTGGATGCCGAGAAAGCAGCTCAATTATCCGGCTATTACAAGCAAATGGACCCTGCCACGGAGATATCCTTCAAAGCCGGCAAAAATCCTTTTGTTATCAAAGAGGACGGTGTTGTAAGGCAAATCAAGCCGACGGAGCTTATACTTATGACAGTGCCTGCGGCTCAGATATGCGAGGGCCTGGGCTCGCTCATCCCGATTGAGGATCAATATGTTTTATCAGAGGCTGAGCTTAAGAAGATCGCAGACGCGACGCAGGCCTATAATACGATTCTAAAGGATGCCGCCAATACGTATAGCCTGGCCCATGTAGATTTTAATGCTTACCTGAACAGGCTGGCAAGCGGGATCAAAATTGATGAAGTAACATATGCACCTACCATGGTTACAGGTAATGTATTCAGCCTAGATGGTATACACTTTACGCCACGCGGAGCGGCGATAGTGGCCAACGAGTTTATTAGTGCGATCAACGCCAAGTATAATGCAAACGTACCTGCCGTAGACATTACAGAGTACCGCACAGTGCTGCTCCCTTAA
- a CDS encoding OmpP1/FadL family transporter, which yields MKSRILALLGGTLLSASAMAGGYQVNLASQRQIGMGHTGTGLVTGTSSIFFNPGAMSHLRENGVTIGASALVSKIAYRALEPGNAEAEVDNPVKTPFQVYAVYGINDKLKAGIGVYTPFGSTVRWGDEWPGRFGLNELSLQAIFVQPTLSYQITDKLGVGAGLVLAFGSVNLQKTLPVQGQDGQEGQIELDGDANTAVGFNAGIFFKPSEKLSLGLNYRSEVKMELENGDVTFSNIPAAASGNFQPGTQFSASLPMPATLSFGVGFTPTEKLTLAADLSHVAWSAYERLQFDFTKPVAGNTSSVNERNYEDAFIYRIGAEYMVTDALALRGGAYLDKTPVQDGYLTPETPDADSRGLSVGLGYTISDNISLDASFLYINKKERTDLANKSNGIGGTFKSIAYIPGLGLNFSF from the coding sequence ATGAAAAGCAGAATTTTAGCCTTACTAGGTGGCACGCTTCTGTCAGCGTCGGCCATGGCCGGCGGCTATCAGGTAAACCTGGCCAGCCAGCGGCAGATAGGTATGGGTCATACAGGAACAGGCTTGGTAACCGGCACATCCAGTATCTTCTTTAACCCGGGTGCTATGAGCCATCTGCGTGAAAACGGCGTTACAATCGGTGCAAGTGCACTGGTTTCTAAAATTGCGTACCGGGCACTGGAGCCGGGAAATGCGGAGGCAGAGGTAGATAACCCTGTGAAAACGCCTTTTCAGGTGTATGCCGTGTATGGCATAAATGACAAGCTGAAGGCAGGTATTGGGGTGTATACACCATTTGGTAGCACGGTAAGGTGGGGCGATGAGTGGCCGGGCCGCTTCGGCCTGAATGAGCTCTCGCTGCAGGCTATTTTTGTGCAGCCTACCCTGAGCTACCAGATTACGGACAAATTAGGCGTGGGTGCCGGCCTGGTGTTGGCGTTTGGTAGCGTAAACCTGCAGAAAACGCTTCCGGTGCAGGGCCAGGACGGCCAGGAAGGACAGATTGAGCTGGACGGCGACGCGAACACTGCTGTTGGCTTCAATGCTGGTATCTTCTTCAAGCCTTCAGAAAAACTGTCGCTGGGCCTGAACTACCGTTCCGAAGTAAAGATGGAACTGGAGAATGGCGACGTGACCTTTTCCAACATACCTGCGGCCGCCTCGGGTAACTTTCAGCCAGGCACGCAGTTCTCTGCTTCCCTGCCAATGCCTGCCACTCTTAGCTTTGGTGTAGGCTTTACGCCAACCGAAAAACTGACATTGGCCGCAGACTTAAGCCATGTGGCCTGGAGCGCCTATGAGCGCCTGCAGTTCGACTTTACCAAGCCTGTTGCAGGCAATACCTCCTCCGTAAACGAGCGTAACTACGAAGATGCCTTTATCTACCGTATAGGCGCTGAATATATGGTAACTGATGCCCTTGCCCTTCGTGGCGGTGCTTACCTCGATAAAACGCCGGTTCAGGACGGCTACCTGACCCCTGAGACGCCGGATGCCGACTCGCGCGGCCTCTCCGTTGGCCTGGGTTACACCATTTCCGACAATATCAGCCTTGATGCCTCTTTCCTGTACATCAACAAGAAAGAGAGAACTGACCTTGCTAACAAGTCCAATGGTATTGGCGGCACTTTCAAGTCAATCGCTTACATCCCTGGCCTTGGTCTCAACTTCTCATTCTAA
- a CDS encoding NAD(P)/FAD-dependent oxidoreductase has protein sequence MYDVIIIGGGPAGLNAAMLLGRSRRKVVVFDSGKPRNRWSQNMNGFLSSDGMDPREFIQKGRAELAKYEVELVDVVIESATYTKGEFVVNDEHGKVYRSRKLLLATGLKDRLPELEGVEELYGKSVHHCPYCDGWESRDKAIAVYGRERKGIGQALAMKNWSDDVTLYTDGTDSLRHDDLELLERNGVKVQREKIVRLEGEDGALQHIVLGNGEKRPQQAMFFSLGTKQQSDLGEQLGCEFTNKGVIKTRRQQHSNIPGLFVAGDAARDMQMVIVAAAEGAKAGVAINMELQQEDRK, from the coding sequence ATGTACGATGTAATTATTATAGGCGGCGGGCCTGCGGGGCTAAATGCGGCCATGCTGTTGGGCCGCTCGCGCCGCAAAGTGGTTGTGTTTGATAGTGGCAAACCACGCAACCGCTGGTCGCAGAACATGAACGGCTTTTTGTCGAGCGATGGCATGGACCCGCGCGAATTCATACAGAAAGGCCGGGCCGAGCTGGCGAAGTATGAGGTGGAGCTGGTGGATGTGGTGATAGAAAGCGCTACCTATACCAAAGGCGAGTTTGTAGTGAACGATGAGCATGGCAAAGTATACCGCTCGCGTAAGCTGCTGCTGGCCACAGGCCTGAAAGACAGACTGCCTGAACTGGAGGGGGTGGAGGAGCTGTACGGCAAAAGTGTACACCACTGCCCTTACTGCGATGGTTGGGAAAGCCGCGACAAAGCCATTGCCGTGTATGGCCGCGAGCGCAAAGGTATTGGCCAGGCCCTGGCCATGAAGAACTGGAGCGACGATGTAACCCTCTACACCGACGGCACCGACAGCCTGCGCCACGATGACCTGGAGCTGCTGGAGCGAAACGGGGTAAAGGTGCAGCGGGAGAAGATTGTGCGGCTGGAGGGCGAGGACGGCGCTTTGCAGCACATTGTGCTGGGCAACGGGGAAAAGCGCCCGCAGCAGGCCATGTTCTTCTCGCTGGGCACCAAACAACAATCAGATCTGGGCGAGCAGCTGGGCTGTGAGTTTACCAACAAAGGCGTGATCAAGACCAGAAGGCAACAGCACTCCAACATCCCGGGCCTTTTTGTGGCCGGTGACGCCGCCCGCGACATGCAGATGGTTATCGTAGCCGCCGCCGAAGGCGCCAAAGCCGGCGTAGCCATTAACATGGAGCTGCAACAGGAGGACAGAAAGTGA
- a CDS encoding cyanophycinase translates to MKPVKGTLIALGGGDDDGLIRLIRSEVCSLSSRIEVIATATPRILDAINSGKAYKEAFEELGCANAHFMHIDEQNPADTPEHLERIRQADVVFFTGGDQVRLASFLNGTELLRLMRHRYRTENIIISGTSAGAAIMSDSMIYDGYGHYSLIKGEMKTTEGCSFIKNVYIDTHFAERGRFGRLAHAVAHDPEYVGIGLSEETGIIIKEGDQVEVFGPGVVTVIDASEIRFSNTREVNDNEPIAVENLKMHLLVHGYRYCLRERLFQAVPQEPSEEVV, encoded by the coding sequence ATGAAGCCAGTGAAAGGAACATTGATAGCGTTGGGTGGAGGAGATGATGATGGCTTGATCAGGCTGATCAGGTCGGAAGTGTGCAGCCTGAGCTCCCGCATAGAGGTAATCGCAACGGCTACACCCCGGATTCTGGATGCAATAAATTCGGGTAAGGCCTATAAAGAGGCATTTGAGGAATTAGGCTGCGCCAATGCCCATTTTATGCATATAGACGAGCAAAACCCCGCCGATACACCCGAGCACCTGGAGCGCATCCGCCAGGCCGATGTCGTGTTCTTTACCGGCGGTGACCAGGTACGGCTGGCCAGTTTCCTGAACGGTACTGAGTTGTTGCGTCTCATGCGCCACCGCTACCGCACCGAGAACATCATCATCTCGGGCACCAGCGCCGGCGCCGCCATCATGTCCGACAGCATGATCTACGATGGCTACGGCCACTACTCGCTCATAAAAGGCGAAATGAAGACCACGGAGGGCTGCTCCTTCATCAAGAATGTATACATCGACACCCACTTTGCAGAACGGGGGCGCTTTGGCCGCCTGGCGCATGCCGTTGCCCATGATCCGGAGTATGTAGGCATCGGGCTGAGCGAGGAGACAGGCATCATCATCAAGGAGGGCGACCAGGTGGAGGTTTTTGGGCCGGGCGTGGTAACGGTTATAGATGCCAGCGAGATACGGTTCTCCAATACCCGCGAGGTGAACGACAACGAACCTATAGCCGTGGAGAACCTTAAGATGCACCTGCTGGTGCATGGCTACCGTTACTGCCTGCGCGAACGTCTCTTTCAGGCGGTGCCGCAGGAGCCGAGCGAGGAGGTGGTGTAG